AAAGGCTTATGAAATTTGACGATAAATTCCAAGACATTTGCTTTATGGGGTCACATTTAATTGAATCCTCAATCACTTGGCAATAGAATTTCAGCTGGAAAAAAACAGATGCAGACTTGTTAGAGATGTAGTTGTTTAGAGTTTACTTACTTACTTACTACTTGGTTGGAGATTAATTACTATTTGGTTAATTAGTTTCTACTTGGTTAATTAATCTAAATGGATTGATGTAGGTTTAGGTTTAGTGTAATCACCTTTTACTCATTCAATTTATCTTATATCTCTTCTAAACTTTCTTTCATAAGGAGACTCATTCTGAGATCTGAACTTTCAGAAACAGAAAAATATCATCTTTAACAATTACCAATGAGGACTAACCTTGGGAAGATTATCTATATAATTTTCCGGGATATCTATTTCTGCAAGAACATTGCTGTTTATTGCCATGGCAGCTTTATGGATTTGATTAGCACAATCCCTTTTCTCTATCAGATGTTTTTTTGACGTGTCAGAGAGGCCACCAGGAAGAACACAAGGAACTGGCAACCACCATTTCTCATCTTTCCTTGGAACAGTTCTTCGATTTGATGCCCCACGTGATCGATTTGAATTCCCTGGTATGTTCTCTGCATACCAAAATTCACTGTCCTGGAAACTGTCTAATATTTCCTGCAAAACAATGTTGTGTTCAAATTCAAGTCACAACGACAAAAACTGAGATGTTCTATGCAACAAGCAATTGAGGTTTGTCTTACTATGAGCATTGCATCAAGCTTCTGCAGTGCAGGGAGGTTGATGTAGATGTCTGACCTTGGCCTGCTTTTCATCATCTGAAAGAAAACGTTATATAGATTCAGAGATGATGCCAAAAAAGTTCCATTGAAGTTATGGTTATCATGTACCAAACCCACCTCAACAATTGTGCCATCTTCTAAATATTGTGCAGTTGGAGCAAATTCTTGTATGTACTCACACACTGATAAGAGAACCTTCATTTCCCTTTTCCACATAGCCTTCTTCTCTGGCTTTAATGGTTCCAACTTCAAACTTTGTCCGAATACAGTTGCTGCAGAATTCCCAGATCAAAACACATTCAAGGCCAATGAATTTCACAAACATATATGAGAAATGCTGCCAACTTTTAAACTCACAGGCTGGAACATTCTTTTCAATAAGCTTTAATACTATTGAGAAATGATACAGTAACAAAAATTACCATAGAGATTTGTAATGGCGTTTGAGATTGTAACTGCAGTGCAAACACCTTTCCCACTACCAGACATGTCTTCTCCCAGCAAAAGCTTTGCGAATCTTTCCTTCATCAGTTCAAGCTCGGCTAAATCGGACAAAAATTACGTCAATCACTTGTAGTATACTCATTCAAAGTGTctaaaacatcacaaaaagTTACAGAAGCAATGCAAATTGAAACCTACCTGAATCTAAGAGATCAGTGTCACCAAGTTTATCATCAATTGAATGCTTTCGCAGCTTCATTGAAAGAACATCTTTCTTAGTCTTCCACCGAGAAGGTGAAGGTTCACTGGCATAACTACTGTCATCTACAATCTCAGACTCTGAACTTGTCCAAGTTTGACAATATGCAAACGAATCTCGACTCATAGGGGAAAAAACAGTAGTATTGGAAGGTGAAGGGTGATAACCCACCTCAGAATTTTCATCGAAGTTTGATGCTTTATCCATCTTTGTTCAAAAATACGTGATGAACTTCTTCAACACCTACACATAAAGGTGAAGCCACACTATGAGATTAGCTTCTTCAACACCTGCACGTACTATATAGGATGTAAAAGCATCACATACAACTTAGCTTAAGGTATACAATTTCCATTGAAATCAAACTAAAGGTACAAAAGAGGGAAAAAGGGTGATCAAAAGAAAAAGCAGATTAATTTGAATGTTCTTGTCTTGTCCTGTTGAGACTCAAAATGGTTCACTGAAGAACGCAGCCAAAGGGTTGtgaggaaaaattaaaaaagcaaTGTTGGAGAACTTTCCGAGGGTGAAACTAACTGAAATTCAAAACTTCAAAGATAACGGTTGGCCATAAAGGAAGGGGGTCCCCAGCATTGTTTTCTGTGTAAGCTTTTAATGCGTTAGATTTGAATTTGAAGTTTAAACTATAACCAGTTAAACCAGGTTTTGAAACTGTTCCCTCCTTAGCGTTTGcaccttttttcttcttccatgaACAGTTTCCATGCAAAAAGAACAATTATTGGTGTTCTTCTGctgtaataataaattaatgattgAATTGTCCAACTAAAAAGGACAGAACAAGTTGCAGAAATTGCCGAATTATTGCGTAGATTCAGAGGACAAATGCAAGGCTTTTACTATTTGAAAATCAAGCTAAGATCATATTCAGACATTTTGCTGCAGAGTTTTGtgcacaaaattaaaaattataaaaattgaaagttGCATCCAGATAATTGtgtgtgtatttattttttataattatatttaaataaagccAGATTGAAGTAGGAAAGGAATAATAAAAGGTTATTAATAATGTCAAAATATTTGACATTGGAGAGCCGtctacatatataatttataatttcctTTTAATAAGCAAAGTAAGAAGgcacaatataaaattatacaaaattctaaaatattagaaaatggaAAGTCGTCTGCATATACTATTGTATGCATTTAAATAACCTTAATGaagtgagaaagaaataatCTAAAGTTATACAAagtatcaaaatattaaagaaaacgGAAAGTTCGTTTGcatatacttttgttttttgaGTTTGAAAACATTAGAAAAAGGAATGTCCTTTGGATCAACCAAGGTAGTCATAGgttaaataaattacataacCACTATTTCAGttcaaaattaataagaaattacTGTGCTATTTGATtagtttttttgttatatatttctAACAATACACTAAATTACTTAAttcaatttatgaaaataataaaaagtattttaatttctactaAATGATAAGCATTTTATTTCTTGACATAACTCTCACTAAATAATACTCGCATGTTATTAAATTCATAATGTTATAAATCAGAATGTaagttttagaaagaaaattaatgagTGTTTACTAATTTCAAAACGtgttaagaaatatatataatatcatgataaaatataaactttaaatttaatttaatattttaaaattaacttataaaatgaaatttgtatatatttattgaatttctaTTCATACTTTCAAtcaaataaaagatttaataattttttaatgacaTTTCTATTAAACAACTAACCTAAAAAATTTGCTTGAATTAAGATTTCAGAAAAAAGTTtatcaattattaattaaaatgtatagTTGAATGTGAAGGACAAGAACCAAAAACAAGTTACAGCATTTAGACATTCAATTCTTTCGTGCATAGTGTGATTTTAACATGTACTTCTTGTTAtcctcaaatatataataattaccATTATCTCTTCTAGCTGTGTGTATTAATAATATTGTTGCcaattttctttcttgaaaaaatttagTAGAACTAAAGGgtatgaataataaatttaagactattaaaattatttaatcttaAGGGCAGCTATAGTATGTTATAGTTTttggagaaaattaaaaataattttgttgaagGCACCAAAACGTGCATCCCATTTCTCAGTGTCAGTTATGATTTTATACATGACTGCTGCTTCTTCATCAGCATCACCattaatatatgttttcttGCTCAATGTTAGAGTTCATAACAATCTTAAATACATTACATGCATTTTAAGGATCCATTTCTGTTATATTACTATATCAATGGTGGTCTTATTTGATATATTGAGTTGGTCTCTTTAATAATTTGTTCaatccaaaattaaataattattttcaacatttcatatatatatatatatatatatatatatatatttgttttattgagataaattaataaatcaattataattttttatacataattattttagtaagcaatatttttagtttataaattaacatttaaattggtcattatagtgattaattatttttattattaaaattaatatttaaaatataattgtaatgactaattatttttattattaaaattaattttaatcggatattttaataatttattcataaaatgaTACTAAAGTttctatctttatatttttactatttcatGATAAAATCTGTTGATAAACTATGTCAATAAATAATGTCAAAAACTGtctgtaaaaaagaaaagaaaaaaaaaagaagcaaaagtAAATTGCAATAACCACTGGTAAATTTTACTAGTTGACAATTTCGTTTTTTCTTATGTGAATAACACATGTCTTTTAAATTGAAGACAAGAATTACATGCGCCTTTGCTATTTCTACTccattttcataatttgttGTTCGTATTTAATTgaagcattttttattttcgttaTTATTACACCCATTTTCACCTTTCGAGCCCCTCCTCTACTGCGATCCACTATCACTACTTTCAAACAACTttcattttttagttttgttttatatattgtcattgttttatattttgtatgtaaATTACTTGCATTACAAATAAAAGAGTCTAAATTTTAGAATGATTTGATTAggaaaaaatacaacaaaaaatttgGTGCAACTTAAAACTTCATAATTTCgtaacttttttattcaaaactcaaaaacactattttcatatatcttttacaataaaaaaaatcacatggAATCAATTCAATAGTGGATTCGAGacatttaaaagtaaaaaaaaaatcccactttacataagttttttatttaatatttcacgTGATTTAATGAcacatttatgaaaattatCATCCCTACACTCTGATTATTTTATCATACGTTTTTAGAAttgatttataattatacaagcgagattttaaatcaaattgttattattattaaaattattttatacatagcatcataattaatgtaaaaagtATCTCTTTGTGATGTATTTAAGTCAACCTAAAATATACAACATgggtttaaaaaaaaactaactcgATATGTCCTCTTTTAGCATTAATTGGTTTAGAATGTAAGATTTCTCTCACTTTGAACATAGACTGCATCTACATTAATTGTACTGCTGATtcataatattcaaaatatatgataGAAAAAAggtcgtttttttttttaagtattgaaTGCTCCAActaacataaacaaatttaaatactcCAAAAGACAAAAACAAGTTTAACTGCTCCAACGGGCACAACTAAATTTAATGTCTTGTGTAATGTAAtacatttaacaattttttcaaaaagttgaGTATCCAttcttcttttcatttcatttctagGGTaatgcttttaatattttaaaaaaatgatgtagAATGAGGGAAAATGGACCCATTGAgaaaacttatattttacttaaatatatacTAGCGTCGCATCTGTaggtacatattttttaaatatgtataaaattatttagtaggtgatgataatgtaatgttattgagttaatatataaaataaaattatttattaaaaataaagtaaaatatataagaaaatatgagagaataacgattgataaataaagaaaaagagaagaagcaaAAATAGACCGATTTATagaaaaacttataaaagtaatggttaattttcaaaaattaaataaataattatatttcaaaggataaaattggtattttgaaatgtggacacaaaagaagaaatcctccttatatatatatatatatatatatatatatattaattattgtttgaaaaaagttattttagataatatacatttaataaaggttgtaatataaaaaaaaaaaaatactatgacTCCCCTCCCATTTTTTAACTCTAAGGGTGgacaaaaaatccaatttttatgatctaatctattttttttatgatccatccatttaatattcattctattaaaaatccaatccatttaaaatttattttattggatctggatatcaatctaatatacattttatatattttatggattggatatccattctcgaaatctatattttcaaaatggataatccaaaatatccaatccaaatttttactttatattttttgttaggttaggctaaaggttgagacggactagcctatatttagtcgtatttgattgagttggcgtgaccctatacaaaatttggtcgaattaggccaaattctgtcaagtcggtcccgatcGAGATTTGACCCAGTTGGTCAtagacaaaatttggaagtattcggccaaatttgtcaaattctttggtgTGAGCCCTATGGGTGCAAATTTGGATCCACAtccattatttggatccaaaatggatgtggattagattttcgatagAGCTGACACCATAGAATTTAGTAGATTTTTTGTCGAGGCTAAcgaggccaaatttcagcatgggatg
This region of Vigna unguiculata cultivar IT97K-499-35 chromosome 5, ASM411807v1, whole genome shotgun sequence genomic DNA includes:
- the LOC114184029 gene encoding rop guanine nucleotide exchange factor 3-like isoform X4, whose amino-acid sequence is MKILSYASEPSPSRWKTKKDVLSMKLRKHSIDDKLGDTDLLDSAELELMKERFAKLLLGEDMSGSGKGVCTAVTISNAITNLYATVFGQSLKLEPLKPEKKAMWKREMKVLLSVCEYIQEFAPTAQYLEDGTIVEMMKSRPRSDIYINLPALQKLDAMLIEILDSFQDSEFWYAENIPGNSNRSRGASNRRTVPRKDEKWWLPVPCVLPGGLSDTSKKHLIEKRDCANQIHKAAMAINSNVLAEIDIPENYIDNLPKLKFYCQVIEDSIKCDPIKQMSWNLSSNFISLLWKPIIAAETCRKRDDIVSIKSGRSSLGESIYHYMNSAEKFSPEQLLDCLKISSEREALELADRVESSMYTWRRKACLSHSKSSWSKVKDLIEETDSKDKNYTLAERAESLLLCLKQRYPELSQTSLDTCKIQYNRDVGKAVLESYSRVLESLAFNVVAWIEDVLYVDKSMRNREV
- the LOC114184029 gene encoding rop guanine nucleotide exchange factor 3-like isoform X5; this encodes MDKASNFDENSEVGYHPSPSNTTVFSPMSRDSFAYCQTWTSSESEIVDDSSYASEPSPSRWKTKKDVLSMKLRKHSIDDKLGDTDLLDSAELELMKERFAKLLLGEDMSGSGKGVCTAVTISNAITNLYATVFGQSLKLEPLKPEKKAMWKREMKVLLSVCEYIQEFAPTAQYLEDGTIVEMMKSRPRSDIYINLPALQKLDAMLIEILDSFQDSEFWYAENIPGNSNRSRGASNRRTVPRKDEKWWLPVPCVLPGGLSDTSKKHLIEKRDCANQIHKAAMAINSNVLAEIDIPENYIDNLPKSGRSSLGESIYHYMNSAEKFSPEQLLDCLKISSEREALELADRVESSMYTWRRKACLSHSKSSWSKVKDLIEETDSKDKNYTLAERAESLLLCLKQRYPELSQTSLDTCKIQYNRDVGKAVLESYSRVLESLAFNVVAWIEDVLYVDKSMRNREV
- the LOC114184029 gene encoding rop guanine nucleotide exchange factor 3-like isoform X1; translation: MDKASNFDENSEVGYHPSPSNTTVFSPMSRDSFAYCQTWTSSESEIVDDSSYASEPSPSRWKTKKDVLSMKLRKHSIDDKLGDTDLLDSAELELMKERFAKLLLGEDMSGSGKGVCTAVTISNAITNLYATVFGQSLKLEPLKPEKKAMWKREMKVLLSVCEYIQEFAPTAQYLEDGTIVEMMKSRPRSDIYINLPALQKLDAMLIEILDSFQDSEFWYAENIPGNSNRSRGASNRRTVPRKDEKWWLPVPCVLPGGLSDTSKKHLIEKRDCANQIHKAAMAINSNVLAEIDIPENYIDNLPKLKFYCQVIEDSIKCDPIKQMSWNLSSNFISLLWKPIIAAETCRKRDDIVSIKSGRSSLGESIYHYMNSAEKFSPEQLLDCLKISSEREALELADRVESSMYTWRRKACLSHSKSSWSKVKDLIEETDSKDKNYTLAERAESLLLCLKQRYPELSQTSLDTCKIQYNRDVGKAVLESYSRVLESLAFNVVAWIEDVLYVDKSMRNREV
- the LOC114184029 gene encoding rop guanine nucleotide exchange factor 3-like isoform X3; this encodes MKILSSYASEPSPSRWKTKKDVLSMKLRKHSIDDKLGDTDLLDSAELELMKERFAKLLLGEDMSGSGKGVCTAVTISNAITNLYATVFGQSLKLEPLKPEKKAMWKREMKVLLSVCEYIQEFAPTAQYLEDGTIVEMMKSRPRSDIYINLPALQKLDAMLIEILDSFQDSEFWYAENIPGNSNRSRGASNRRTVPRKDEKWWLPVPCVLPGGLSDTSKKHLIEKRDCANQIHKAAMAINSNVLAEIDIPENYIDNLPKLKFYCQVIEDSIKCDPIKQMSWNLSSNFISLLWKPIIAAETCRKRDDIVSIKSGRSSLGESIYHYMNSAEKFSPEQLLDCLKISSEREALELADRVESSMYTWRRKACLSHSKSSWSKVKDLIEETDSKDKNYTLAERAESLLLCLKQRYPELSQTSLDTCKIQYNRDVGKAVLESYSRVLESLAFNVVAWIEDVLYVDKSMRNREV
- the LOC114184029 gene encoding rop guanine nucleotide exchange factor 3-like isoform X2, with amino-acid sequence MDKASNFDENSEVGYHPSPSNTTVFSPMSRDSFAYCQTWTSSESEIVDDSSYASEPSPSRWKTKKDVLSMKLRKHSIDDKLGDTDLLDSAELELMKERFAKLLLGEDMSGSGKGVCTAVTISNAITNLYATVFGQSLKLEPLKPEKKAMWKREMKVLLSVCEYIQEFAPTAQYLEDGTIVEVGLVHDNHNFNGTFLASSLNLYNVFFQMMKSRPRSDIYINLPALQKLDAMLIEILDSFQDSEFWYAENIPGNSNRSRGASNRRTVPRKDEKWWLPVPCVLPGGLSDTSKKHLIEKRDCANQIHKAAMAINSNVLAEIDIPENYIDNLPKSGRSSLGESIYHYMNSAEKFSPEQLLDCLKISSEREALELADRVESSMYTWRRKACLSHSKSSWSKVKDLIEETDSKDKNYTLAERAESLLLCLKQRYPELSQTSLDTCKIQYNRDVGKAVLESYSRVLESLAFNVVAWIEDVLYVDKSMRNREV